A section of the Streptomyces xinghaiensis S187 genome encodes:
- the rox gene encoding rifampin monooxygenase yields the protein MIDVIIAGGGPTGLMLAAELRLHGVHVVVVEKLAEPTAHSRAQGLHARSVEVMDQRGLLKEFLARGKKYAVGGFFAGLGTSWPERLDTAHSYVLAIPQVVTERLLHEHATGLGAEILRGRELTGLSQDDDGVTAELGDGSRLRARYLVGCDGGRSTVRKLLGVGFPGEPSRVETLLGEVEVGVGPEELAAVVAEVRTKQWRFGTMPLGDGVYRLIVPAEGVAEDRTAPPTLEEVKQQVRKFAGTDLGVHSPRWLSRFGDATRLAERYRTGRVLLAGDAAHIHPPTGGQGLNLGVQDAFNLGWKLAAEVRGWAPEGLLDSYHTERHPVAAAVLDNTRAQMELLSSEPGPRAVRRLLAELMEFEEVNRYLIEKITAVAVRYDFGEGHELLGRRLRDVQLRRGRLYGLMHGGRGLLLDQTGRLSVAGWEDRVDHVVDVIDAGEELDVPAVLLRPDGHVAWVGDDQRDLLGRLPQWFGAAAG from the coding sequence ATGATTGACGTGATCATCGCCGGTGGCGGACCGACCGGCCTGATGCTGGCCGCCGAGCTGCGGCTGCACGGCGTGCACGTGGTCGTGGTGGAGAAGCTGGCCGAGCCGACCGCGCACTCCCGCGCGCAGGGCCTGCACGCCCGCAGCGTCGAGGTGATGGACCAGCGCGGCCTGCTGAAGGAGTTCCTCGCGCGCGGCAAGAAGTACGCGGTCGGCGGTTTCTTCGCGGGCCTCGGCACGTCCTGGCCCGAGCGGCTGGACACCGCGCACTCGTACGTCCTCGCCATCCCGCAGGTGGTCACCGAGCGCCTGCTGCACGAGCACGCCACCGGGCTCGGCGCCGAGATCCTGCGCGGCCGCGAACTGACCGGGCTGAGCCAGGACGACGACGGGGTGACCGCCGAACTGGGAGACGGGTCCCGGCTCCGGGCGCGCTATCTCGTCGGCTGCGACGGCGGGCGCAGCACGGTGCGCAAGCTGCTCGGCGTCGGCTTCCCCGGTGAGCCCAGCCGGGTCGAGACGCTGCTGGGGGAGGTGGAGGTGGGCGTCGGGCCGGAGGAGCTGGCCGCCGTGGTGGCCGAGGTCCGCACGAAGCAGTGGCGGTTCGGCACCATGCCGCTGGGGGACGGGGTGTACCGGCTCATCGTGCCGGCCGAGGGCGTGGCCGAGGACCGCACGGCCCCGCCGACCCTGGAGGAAGTCAAGCAGCAGGTACGGAAGTTCGCCGGCACCGACCTGGGCGTGCACTCACCCCGCTGGCTCTCCCGCTTCGGCGACGCCACCCGGCTGGCCGAGCGCTACCGCACCGGCCGGGTGCTGCTGGCCGGCGACGCGGCGCACATCCACCCGCCGACCGGCGGGCAGGGTCTGAACCTCGGCGTCCAGGACGCGTTCAACCTCGGCTGGAAACTGGCCGCCGAGGTCCGCGGCTGGGCACCGGAAGGGCTGCTGGACAGCTACCACACCGAACGGCATCCGGTGGCCGCCGCCGTGCTGGACAACACCCGCGCCCAGATGGAGCTGCTGTCCTCCGAGCCGGGCCCCCGGGCCGTGCGCCGGCTGCTGGCCGAGCTGATGGAGTTCGAGGAGGTGAACCGGTATCTGATCGAGAAGATCACCGCGGTCGCGGTCCGCTACGACTTCGGCGAGGGCCATGAACTCCTCGGCCGGCGGCTGCGGGACGTGCAGCTGCGGCGGGGGCGCCTCTACGGGCTGATGCACGGCGGCCGGGGGCTGCTGCTCGACCAGACCGGCCGGCTGTCGGTGGCCGGCTGGGAGGACCGGGTGGACCACGTCGTCGACGTCATCGACGCCGGCGAGGAACTGGACGTCCCCGCGGTGCTGCTGCGGCCGGACGGCCATGTGGCGTGGGTCGGCGACGACCAGCGGGACCTGCTCGGCCGGCTGCCCCAGTGGTTCGGGGCCGCGGCCGGCTGA